The window AACATTAGTTGTAAGTAATTTTGGCAGGCTTTCTGAAAACCCGTTTCTTAAGGAAGATGTCAAAAAAGAAAAGTTGCCAGATGGGTCTATTATGATTATCATTGCCACGGATTTACCTTTACAATCAAGACAACTAAACCGCTTGGCTAAGAGAGCTTCGATTGGATTAGGGCGTTCGGGAAGTCATATACATCATGGGAGTGGAGATATTATCATTGCCTTTTCGAATGGAAACAAAAAACCTCATTTTTCTAAAGGACCTTTAGAGAATAAAATCATTCTCCGAGATGATCATGAGGTTATGAATGATATTTTTCAGGCAGTTATTGAAGCAACGGAAGAGTCCATTTATAATTCCTTAACAATGGCGGAAACTACAAAAGGAAGAAATGGTAGGGTAAGGGAAGGGATTCCATTAGATAAGATTGCAAGAAAAACAAATTAAAAAAGAGCTTGCACGTTTTTAATAGTATCAGCTTTATCCCGCATGAACGACAGTAATACCCCCACCTCAAATCTTAAGTGAAACGAAAAGAGTAGATGGGGGATAAACTACCAGGGGCATTTAGGTCATACCCTGGGCGCTAACAATCAGTGGGTGACGGCCACTGATTGAATGAAGTTTTACTTTATCTTTTGTTAAATCCTTGTTTTTTGATGTAATCTGTTACATCCATTCGTATAGGTTTTTGTAACCGTCTAATCATTTGATCAGACCAGTTATCTATTCTTTGATTCATTGAGCGTTGTTTATAATACTTTTGTGCTTTTTCGTTAAATTCCTGTACGGCATTTGACGTATTTCCGTATTCATTTTCAAAAAAAACTGCTTCCATTGGAAGTCTCGGTTTCTTTTCAGGTTTTTCAGTAGGTTCCCCAAACACCATACCAAACAATGGGATTACATGCTTTGGGAGGTTGAAGAGGCTTCCGACTTTCTCTATTTGATTCCGGATACTTCCAATATAACAGATTCCTAAGTTCATACTTTCAGCTGCAATTGCGGCGTTTTGAGCTGCTAAGGCAACATCAATACTAGCAACCAGAAAATGCTCCGTATTTTCTAAATTGGGTTTGAGTTGTTCAAAGTCATCCTGATTTGCCGTTGTAGTAAGTCTATTTAGATCAGCGCAAAAGATCATCAGATACCCATTATTTTCAACGTAAGATTGACCGGTGATCTCGGCTAATATTTTTTTCTTTTTCTTGTCCGTAACACCGATTATACTATAAGCTTGCATATAACTTGAGGTAGAAGCAGATTGGGCAGATAATACAATTTGGTCAATTTCTTCCTTTGTCAATTGTTTTGATGAAAAAGACCGGATTGACCGGTGTTGTAAGAGTATTTCAATAGTTGGATTCATGATTAAAAACTCCTTTAATTTTGCAAAAGACTATTCTCGATGGATTCATCCTCTTTCCCTATTTCTTCATTTTCATTTTCGTTTTCTATTTCCATTTTTTGAGGTTTAAAGGTCACAGGAATTTCCATGGTTGGTAGAGGTAGATCTTGATTATACCATTTTATTAAATCTTCATCACTAGGATCCATTATATCTGGAATCATTATACTTAATTCGTCCTCATTCAGCCAAGTAACAGCGGTAATTGGATATGTACCATCTACTTTTAGCTTTGAATCCCCAGAATATAGTATAAGTTCTTCCCATTTTTCTAAATCTATAATCTTAAATTTATCTGTAGTTACAACACTATCTTTATTCTGAAAAAAAACAAGAGCAACCTTTGTTCTTTCTGGGGAAAAATAGGCTTCTTTAAATTTAGTTAAATCAGCAACAAGGATCGAGAAGATTTCATCCTGGAGGATATGCAACAAAATGTATGATTTTCTCATAATATCTGGTCCGTATTCTAGCAAATAAATGGATTCTTCTTGTTCCAAAGATAAAAGGCGCATTCTTTGTAGTTCCGCTTCAGGATCCTCGGAGACTTTTAAATATCCATGGAGTAATGGAACATCTTCCATATGAAAAGTAACAGTTCCCGTGTCGAAAGGTAAAGTGATTTCTTGAATATCCTCAGGTTCCTCAATTGTTTCATAGGTGGTTTTCGGTTCTTCCATAGAACCTTCTTCAAATCTAGGTTCAACTGTAACCTCATGATTGCTGCCTCTCCACTCACTCAAAATTAGAAAAATCCCTATCAAGGAAAAGGTTAAAATAATAAAAATGAGTAAGGCTTTTCGAGGTAAATTATGGAACATTTTACATGTTCCCTCCTTTTAAACTCCTTTATCCTGCATAACGGACAGTCATACCGCACCTCAAATCTTTAGTAAAACGAGAAGAGTAGGTGGGGGGATAAACTGCCCGTAAATGTCCGAATGGTTTAAGGGCCTCATGCCCTTGGGTGCTAACAATCAGTCAGCAAAGGCCACTGATTAAAAGTTTCACTTTATTATAACAGGATTCTTGATAAATATGCATCTACTTGTAATTGACAAACAGGTAATTTTCCTCGAAGATAGGTACTAAATCTATGGATAAGAATATCTTTTTATAGAAACTTATTCTATTATTAGGTCATACTCTTGGTTGCTAACATTAGTGGGGGACGGCCACTGATTGAAGTTTCACTTTATACACCAAAAAAAGCTTATGAATTGTTCGAATTTTCTTGTTTCGAAGGGCGCTTGTGCTTTTCTAATTTCTTTCTAAACAAGTAGATTAGGGTTGTATAGAGTCTATTCGAATCACATTCTAGGCCGACTAATCATACAATACACCATATCACAATAGGTGGTGATGGGTATGAAGTGGGTCTACTGGTTAGATGCTTTAATTGTGTTAATTTTGCTCGGTAGTGTAGGACTTCATGCTATGGGAAAAATAGAAGATCTTTTGTTAATCATCGTCGCAATACCTTCGTTAGTGTACCTGGTTGTTTTGACAGATTTTCTACACAAAAAATTCGCCAATGCCAAAAAACACAGAAAAAATAAGTTATAATGGTTGTATCTTATAGGGAAAGGGTGGTATTCCCTAACACCCTTTTTATATATCATTTACTAACAAATGTTAACCATTGAATTCTGCAAGAATTTTGCAAATTTCTATACTATAATTCAATGGAGTAAGCTGGTGCAAAGGGTTTGGTAATAAAGATGAATGACCTTTATAATAAAGTGGGAAGTTTCTTTAGTGAATCTTTTTTGGAGATTGCCTATCAATTTGAACAAAAAATTAGCGCCGCATTCCCCTTCAAAATCTTGTAGTTATAATATAGCAGCTCGTTATTTTATTCGGCCATATCAAAAATCCATGTCTGAAAATTCATGGGTGTCCTTGCAGGCCAAAGTTCCTGTAGTGGCAAAAAGAACATCACAAACTTTATCTTCGTTAATTAGTCTTCACCAGGCAATTAAGTCACCAAGGGTGGCTTAATCGTGCTTGTTTGTACTGTATTCAAGATAAGGGATGTTCCATCAAATTGCGTAAGCAATTAGTTGGAGAGGTTCACACAAGGGAGAAGGATAGGGACAATTTCTCAAAAAACAGCAGGTGTTTTTTTGTTTATATTGGGTGTTATTGATACTCTAACCTACTAGTAGCATTAAGGGGGAAGAATATGGATAAAAAGAGAAAAAGATTTTGGTTTCGATTGCTTTTACTTTTGGTATTAGTGGGCTTAACCATTATATTTATCGTAAATAGTCTACAAGATGAGAAAAAAAGAATAGATACAGGAGATATGGCCCCTGATTTTATTTTAGAAACTTTAGACGGGGAAAAGGTACAACTAAGTGATTATCGTGGACAAGGCGTTTTTTTGAATTTTTGGGCAACCTATTGTCCACCGTGTAAAGAAGAAATGCCATATATGGAGAACCAATATCATTATTTTAAAGATAAAGGTGTGACCGTTTTAGCTGTTGATGTAGGCGAGCCTAAAGTTACTGTCGAAGGCTTTGTCAACGAGTATGGACTCACTTTTCCGATATTACTTGATCCTTCAGAGGACGTGATGAACGCATATGGTATTGGACAGCTCCCTGTGACTTTTTTAGTAGATAAAGAAGGAATGGTTATTGATCGTATTACCTCAGGTTTAACAGAAGAACAGATCTATGATTATATGGAGCAAATTCAGCCATAAAATGGACAAATAAAAAGATTATCTTTTCAAGTTCTCTCAAATTTCTTATACTACTCTAAAGAGGTGAGAGTATTTGAATACATATCGAGAAGGGACAATAGATGATCTACCTAGTATTCTATCCATTGAGAATCAGGAAATTTTAAACGGTGTTGCCTTATTTGATGTAGAACCAAAGACAATAGAAGAAAAAGTAATCTGGTTTGAACAATTTAAAGACTGTAATACATTAATTGTGGTTGATGTTGATGGAGAAATGGCGGGGTATGCTTATGTGTTGCCCTATCATCAAAAGCTCGCCTATCAATATACAGCGCAACTTTCCATTTATATTGATCCAACTTATCAAGGAAAAGGGATCGGAAAAGAATTACTGAAACAATGCTTGCAAAAGTCAGAGGAAGTAGGGTATAAGACAGTACTTTCTTTAATTACTAGTGAAAATGAGAAAAGTATCAAGTTGCATGAAAAGTTTGGATTTAAATTAGTTGGTACCATGAAAAAAGTAGGCTTTAAATTTGATCGTTGGTTGGATGTCTCTATATATCAATGGTTTTCTTCTGCAAATTTTTAATCGAAACATTATCAAATGAAAGTCGTCTTCTGCAGGCGACTTTTTTACAAGATAAAGTATAAAATTTGTCTAGCTCCAGCGCCCTATCGACTAGAGTCGGTTCCCTCCTCTCCATCGATAAGTCAACATCGATGAAGGAGGTTCGGTTAAAAACGCGACATCCAATTACTCGGCCCACCGAAAACATTTGTCGCAACACCGAACTGACTCGCATCCTGCGAGCCCTCGTGAACCGTGTTTCCTTTGGGCCTACACGATGTAGGTCACGTCGGCGTTGTCACACGATGTGACGGTTTTAGCCGACGATCCTTAATCCACCGCCTTACGTCGATGATCAAGGGCGCTTGCGCTTTTCTTACTAAAGAGGGGATACAATGGATAAACATTCAGATATCATACGGAAACGTTATAATCGTGTGTCATCGATCTATGATATGATGGATCGAATGATTAAAGAAAAGTGGAGAGAGGATTTACTTAGCAGTTTATCCGGTAAAATCCTCGAAGTTGGGGTTGGGACTGGAGCGAACTTTCCTTTTTATTCAAAAGAGGCTGAAGTAATAGGTATAGATTTTAGTGAAGGTATGTTGAAAAAAGCAGAGAAAAGATTAGAAAAAGACTCCTATAAGGCATCCATTCAGATAGTCAAAATGGACGCTCAAGATATGGTTTTTGATGATCATGAATTCGATTATGTAGTAACAAGCTGTGTATTCTGTTCGGTTCCTGATCCAGTAAAAGGGATGAAGGAAATGAAAAGAGTTTGTAAGCAGGATGGACAAATTCTAATGTTAGAACATATGAAAAGTAACAATCCATTGCTAGGTCCCATCATGGATGTATTGAATCCCTTAACAGTTTCTCTTTGGGGAGCGAACATTAATCGAAAAACATTAGATAATCTACATAAAGCTGGGATAAAAGTTACGGAAACAGAAGACTTGTTCGGTGGTATTATGAAAAAAATTAAAGCAACACCAAAATAAAAAGAGTTGGAATTTATACATTGTCCTGCCCTATTTGTCTTATACATTTGCTTGCTTTTTGGAGCTTCATTAGCTTCTAAACGTTCCCCAATGAAAAAGATGATTCCTAAAATGTAAGGAATCATCTTATTCTTTAGTGTTCATAAATCATTTTTTTCGTCATTCCACCATCTACAACAATATTTTCCCCCGTTACAAAAGTATTTTCAGGGTCAGTTAAATAAAAGGATGCTTTCGCAACATCTTCTGGTCTTCCAACCCTCAACGATGGATGCTGAGAGTGATCAATTAGCCGCAATCCGTCGTACTGTCTAGTTTCAATCCATCCAGGGCTAATAGAATTTACCCGAATATGATAAGGGCTTAATGTCATGCTTAGGGCATGGGTTAAGCTGAAAATCCCCCCTTTGGAAGAGGAATATGCTTCTGTATTTGGTTCTGACATAAAAGCCCTTGTACTTGCCATATTTACGATTCTTCCATGAATGTTTAGATCCTTCCAGCGTTTCGCTAATTCTTGTGAGCAGAGAAAGACACTTCTAAGATTTGTTTGAATGACATTTTCCCAATCTTCTACAGTTAATGAAAAGAAGTCTTTAAAGGTGCTAATACCAGCATTGTTGATTAATATAGTTGGAATCCCAATCTCCATTTCAAGTTTTTGAATGGTTCTTTGTATCTGATCGGGATTTCTAAGGTCGCAAAAATAAAAGTAAGCCTTTGATGGAAGGGTGTCCACGAGTTCTCTTCCTTTTCTCTCATCTAAATCCAAAATTATTACAGTTGCACCTTGGTCACTATATGCTTTGGCAAGTCCTTGTCCTATACCATTGCTTCCTCCGGTAATCATCACAATATCATTTTGAAATTTCATTTAAGTGTACCTCCCTTTTCTTATATGCTGACAACTCCCACAGCTGTAGCAGTGGGGTTCTAGGATACTAACAAGCTTATCTCTTATGCCCTTATCTTTCCTTTCGGGAAGAGTTTCCACCAAAGTACTGGCTTGAATTCTCCTAAAACATTAACGGACGTATTGCGGTATAGCAAGGCACTACTCTCAACAAGCCTAGAAAGACTCTTGATATGCTCCTCGTTCCGACTTCTTTTGGACGTTGTCATGACCAATCAGGTTTGTTTTATGCGATAAACCAACGCAATGTGTTGCTTTGTGATTGTTTTAACTGTGCAATCTCGCAGTTATGCAATTCAATAAAATGATCCCACTGTTCGTGGCATAAGTTTACATCAATAGAGTGAAGAGTTTTATTCCTGTTTCTTATTAAAAACGCACTATTTAAATCGCGTTGAATCAGAAATTCCCCAAAATCATTCCACCTTTCTGAAAGTTGTTTTTGTTATATTCTCCTTTGATATGGTTAAATTGACTCGCTTTGCTATTGATTTTCCAAGTCGCTTCTTCCGATTGATTTTCCCATTCTTTTGATTACGAGTTTTCTGTTTCGAATGCTTTTGCAAGGACTGAAATCGCATGGTTTCGAGAACCGAGAGAGAGGATTTCATTCGCCGATTTTTCATGTGTCATTTTCCGTTGAACCGTGATCATACGATAATGTTCTTTTCTTTTTTTTCGCAACTTACGCCATTAAGACTAGGTGATAAGCCGAGTGTTCCAATTTCAGAAAAAATGTTTTTTTATTAGTAGGAATAATGACAGGATATCGATAATAAAATGATTTTGTCGGTTTTCTTGGGTATAAAGGGTAATTCCCTTTAACTATATAGTATATGCCAAATCGTAAGTAAAGGAGGGATTGATAATGACAATTCATTTGTTTTCATTTGCCATCTCGGTGAAACGTCAACAAAAAAGTTTGCCTGATTACGGAATAAAAGTTCCGACTCACCCTGAAGACAAGGGTTTTGATTGTAAGCAAAAGTATATGTTACAAAATTTCTTGTAGGGGGAAAGGAACTATTTAATAAGGGAGAGATGATGATGATAAAAAGCAGGCTTGCGTATTTTTTAGATTGGTTCGAAGTAGTGAAAGATAGCGCGTAAAATTTGGGATTAACGGAGGAGATATAACAATGAAATTGAATATCTTATTTTTAACAATTTCATTCGTCGACGTTTAGATTCAGAAGTTGATGAATCGTTTGAAAGAGCACATGACATTGCTCATAAGATTGAACTTACAAAACCAAATATATTTGGTAACCAAATGAAGTGCTGCCTGATTAGATCGGGCAGCATTTTTAATTCAAGAAAGTATAAAATTTGTCTAGCTCCAGCGAAAAAGCATCATCGAGTAATCTTCGAAGTTTTTGCCCCAAGTAATCGCACAAAGGAAAGCTACATAGAGCTACTTCGCAGAAACAAGTGCTTTTCTTGTTTCGAAGGGCGCTTGCACTTTTCTTATCCGAACATAGTTATCCTCTTAGCCATTGGTTGACATCTAGTTGTTCTAATAAGGAATCAGCGTTATCTAACTGTCCTTTAGAACGTTGCCATTGGTCGAGTAAATCTGCATATTGTTGCTGATCACCGTCCGTTTGTACTTGTTGTAATTGGTGATCAAGGGACTGAAACTGCGAGGATAGTGCCTCACGACTTTCCGTGATTTTATTTTTGTAATTTTCCCATTCCGAAACATAAGGATGATCCATCCAATCACTCCTTTCTCATTTTCCATAGTTTTTCCTCTTATGAGGGGCTATATACTTTGCAGATGAAAAATTACACTTCAAATGTGACAAATGTGAACAAAACAAGACACAAAAAAGTAGTTTGTTATCTACATGATTTTACGAGTCTTTTTTTTACAATAATTAATGAGATTAAAATATTCACTATAAAGAGATTTGTTGGAGGGATTACTATCATGTTTCGTTCACAACCAAGGGTTGTTTTTTTTGAGTTAACAGAAGGGTGTAATTTAAAGTGTATTCACTGTAGAGCAACTGCTCAACCTCAGCGTTCTAAAGACGAACTTTCCACAGAAAAAGTTTTTGAAGTTATAGATCAAATCGCTACTTTTGATCATCCTATTTTGATACTTACTGGTGGAGAGCCTTTGTATCGTCCAGACTTTTTTGAAATTGCCAAATATGCTAGTTCAAAGCCAATCACTGTTGCTATGGCATCTAATGGAACCTTAATAACAAAAGAAGTGGCAAAAAAAATCAAGGACGCAGGAATTCATCGGGTAGCGATTAGCTTTGATGGACCAAGTCCTTCTATTCATGATCAATTCCGAGGACTTCCAGGATCTTTTGAAAGAGCTTTAGAAGGGGCTCGTTTAGTAAGAGAAGTTGGGGTAGAGGTCCAATTTAATACAACGATTACAAGACATAATGTGAATGAAATAGAAGCTATGATTGAATTAGGAAATAAGGAAAAAATAAATGCTTTACATTTATTTATGCTAGTTCCTGTAGGTTGTGGGGCGCAAATTACTGAAACCAATATGCTTTCTTCGGATGAATATGAAGAAGTATTAACATGGTTTTATAATCGTTCAAAGGAAGTTGATTTTGAAATCAGGGCTACATGTGCTCCACATTATTATCGAATCATGAGACAAATTGCGAAAGATAAAAAAGAGAGAATTGTTTCAAAATCACATGGAATGTCTGCTATGACAAAAGGATGTTTGGCTGGAACAGGTGTGTTGTTCGTTTCCCATAAGGGTAAAATTCAGCCTTGTGGCTATCTTCCAGTAGAAGCGGGAGATGTAACGAAACAATCTTTAAACGATATATGGAATAATAGTCCTGTTTTTCATAGGCTAAGAGACCAATCGGCTTTAGAAGGAAAGTGTGGATTTTGTGAGTATACGAATGTTTGTGGAGGCTGTAGGGCGAGAGCCTACTATGGCACAGAGGATTTTATGGCACCAGAACCTTACTGTAATTATGAACCGATGGTTTAAATAAAAGGACAGG of the Bacillaceae bacterium S4-13-56 genome contains:
- the nfsA gene encoding oxygen-insensitive NADPH nitroreductase; the protein is MNPTIEILLQHRSIRSFSSKQLTKEEIDQIVLSAQSASTSSYMQAYSIIGVTDKKKKKILAEITGQSYVENNGYLMIFCADLNRLTTTANQDDFEQLKPNLENTEHFLVASIDVALAAQNAAIAAESMNLGICYIGSIRNQIEKVGSLFNLPKHVIPLFGMVFGEPTEKPEKKPRLPMEAVFFENEYGNTSNAVQEFNEKAQKYYKQRSMNQRIDNWSDQMIRRLQKPIRMDVTDYIKKQGFNKR
- the resA gene encoding thiol-disulfide oxidoreductase ResA, which gives rise to MDKKRKRFWFRLLLLLVLVGLTIIFIVNSLQDEKKRIDTGDMAPDFILETLDGEKVQLSDYRGQGVFLNFWATYCPPCKEEMPYMENQYHYFKDKGVTVLAVDVGEPKVTVEGFVNEYGLTFPILLDPSEDVMNAYGIGQLPVTFLVDKEGMVIDRITSGLTEEQIYDYMEQIQP
- a CDS encoding N-acetyltransferase family protein, encoding MNTYREGTIDDLPSILSIENQEILNGVALFDVEPKTIEEKVIWFEQFKDCNTLIVVDVDGEMAGYAYVLPYHQKLAYQYTAQLSIYIDPTYQGKGIGKELLKQCLQKSEEVGYKTVLSLITSENEKSIKLHEKFGFKLVGTMKKVGFKFDRWLDVSIYQWFSSANF
- a CDS encoding methyltransferase domain-containing protein → MDKHSDIIRKRYNRVSSIYDMMDRMIKEKWREDLLSSLSGKILEVGVGTGANFPFYSKEAEVIGIDFSEGMLKKAEKRLEKDSYKASIQIVKMDAQDMVFDDHEFDYVVTSCVFCSVPDPVKGMKEMKRVCKQDGQILMLEHMKSNNPLLGPIMDVLNPLTVSLWGANINRKTLDNLHKAGIKVTETEDLFGGIMKKIKATPK
- a CDS encoding SDR family oxidoreductase, whose product is MKFQNDIVMITGGSNGIGQGLAKAYSDQGATVIILDLDERKGRELVDTLPSKAYFYFCDLRNPDQIQRTIQKLEMEIGIPTILINNAGISTFKDFFSLTVEDWENVIQTNLRSVFLCSQELAKRWKDLNIHGRIVNMASTRAFMSEPNTEAYSSSKGGIFSLTHALSMTLSPYHIRVNSISPGWIETRQYDGLRLIDHSQHPSLRVGRPEDVAKASFYLTDPENTFVTGENIVVDGGMTKKMIYEH
- a CDS encoding radical SAM protein is translated as MFRSQPRVVFFELTEGCNLKCIHCRATAQPQRSKDELSTEKVFEVIDQIATFDHPILILTGGEPLYRPDFFEIAKYASSKPITVAMASNGTLITKEVAKKIKDAGIHRVAISFDGPSPSIHDQFRGLPGSFERALEGARLVREVGVEVQFNTTITRHNVNEIEAMIELGNKEKINALHLFMLVPVGCGAQITETNMLSSDEYEEVLTWFYNRSKEVDFEIRATCAPHYYRIMRQIAKDKKERIVSKSHGMSAMTKGCLAGTGVLFVSHKGKIQPCGYLPVEAGDVTKQSLNDIWNNSPVFHRLRDQSALEGKCGFCEYTNVCGGCRARAYYGTEDFMAPEPYCNYEPMV